One window of the Salvia splendens isolate huo1 chromosome 1, SspV2, whole genome shotgun sequence genome contains the following:
- the LOC121798040 gene encoding 40S ribosomal protein S4-1-like, which produces MARGLKKHLKRLNAPKHWMLDKLGGAFAPKPSSGPHKSRECLPLILILRNRLKYALTYREVIAILMQRHILVDGKVRTDKTYPAGFMDVVSIPKTNENFRLLYDTKGRFRLHSIRDEEAKFKLCKVRNIQFGKKGIPYLNTYDGRTIRYPDPLIKANDTIKLDLESSKITDFIKFDVGNVVMVTGGRNRGRVGILKNREKHKGSFETVHIQDATGHEFATRLGNVYTIGKGTKPWVSLPKGKGIKLSIIEEAKKRISAQAAATA; this is translated from the exons ATG GCTAGAGGATTGAAGAAACACTTGAAGAGGCTCAATGCCCCAAAGCACTGGATGTTGGATAAACTGGGTGGTGCCTTT GCCCCCAAACCATCATCTGGTCCCCACAAATCGAGGGAGTGCTTGCCCTTGATTCTCATCCTGCGAAACAGGTTGAAGTATGCTTTAACTTATCGTGAGGTTATTGCTATTCTGATGCAACGCCATATCCTTGTTGATGGGAAAGTAAGGACAGACAAGACCTACCCTGCTGGATTCATGG atGTTGTCTCTATTCCCAAGACCAATGAAAACTTCCGTCTACTTTATGACACCAAGGGACGGTTCAGGCTCCACTCTATCAGGGATGAGGAAGCAAAG TTCAAGCTTTGCAAGGTGCGCAATATCCAGTTTGGCAAGAAAGGCATTCCTTACCTGAACACTTACGACGGCAGGACCATTCGTTACCCTGACCCTCTCATCAAGGCCAACGACACAATTAAACTCGACCTTGAGAGCAGCAAGATTACTGATTTCATCAAGTTTGATGTAGGCAATGTTGTTATGGTGACTGGCGGTAGGAATAGAGGGCGTGTTGGTATTCTCAAGAACCGTGAGAAGCATAAGGGAAGCTTTGAGACTGTCCATATCCAGGATGCAACTGGGCATGAGTTTGCCACTCGATTGGGCAATGTCTACACCATTGGAAAAGGTACCAAGCCGTGGGTATCTCTACCAAAGGGTAAGGGTATTAAGCTATCTATCATCGAGGAGGCCAAGAAGAGGATTAGCGCCCAAGCTGCTGCCACAGCTTAG
- the LOC121768793 gene encoding LOW QUALITY PROTEIN: protein trichome birefringence-like 35 (The sequence of the model RefSeq protein was modified relative to this genomic sequence to represent the inferred CDS: deleted 1 base in 1 codon; substituted 1 base at 1 genomic stop codon): MVNKMDVGVSKIRNKSQYSVVALFLISLAVTAPLLLTGENGSILREQESPKVGPPPPPSAGRLRKWIYDEEAHASYNDGRCSFMMGDYACEKFGRKDLRYRNWRWLPHRCNLPWWGSFESSDAIYKKVQSHLRLYEMAXLNTWSDWLEVNTNRTKTKLFFMSLSPTHTFGERWDVLQHCYNETQPILNEGYWGVMADRRMMHIVESTIEKLEKRGVRVQYLNITHLSDYTKDAHPSIYKQFYGSLSQTHLADPKTYSDCLHWCLPGVPDVWNQILYSYIMNS, from the exons ATGGTGAACAAAATGGATGTAGGAGTATCGAAAATCCGAAACAAATCCCAGTACTCTGTCGTCGCTCTCTTCCTCATATCTTTAGCCGTCACCGCCCCTCTTCTTCTAACCGGCGAAAACGGGAGCATTCTCCGTGAGCAGGAATCCCCGAAAGTCggtcctccaccaccaccatcggCGGGGAGATTAA GGAAATGGATTTATGACGAGGAGGCGCATGCATCGTACAACGATGGACGATGCTCTTTCATGATGGGGGACTATGCTTGTGAGAAGTTTGGTAGAAAAGATTTGAGATACCGGAATTGGAGATGGCTGCCTCATCGTTGCAATCTTCCGTG GTGGGGATCGTTTGAGAGCTCCGATGCAATTTACAAGAAAGTCCAGAGTCACCTGCGGTTGTATGAAATGGCT TAACTAAACACATGGTCAGATTGGTTAGAGGTCAACACTAATCGAACTAAAACAAAGTTATTCTTCATGAGCCTTTCTCCTACTCATACATT TGGTGAAAGATGGGATGTACTACAACATTGCTACAACGAGACTCAGCCAATTCTGAATGAAGGATATTGGGGAGTAATGGCAGATCGCAGGATGATGCACATAGTTGAATCAACCATAGAAAAATTGGAGAAGAGAGGAGTGAGGGTGCAATACCTCAATATAACACATTTATCAGATTATACAAAAGATGCTCACCCATCTATTTATAAGCAATTTTATGGATCTCTAAGCCAAACACATTTAGCTGATCCTAAAACCTATTCAGATTGTCTACATTGGTGTTTACCTGGAGTACCTGATGTTTGGAATCAAATTCTTTATTCTTACATTATGAATTCATAA
- the LOC121768871 gene encoding protein NODULATION SIGNALING PATHWAY 2-like, protein MMMPSYNLTCSPFDTKVLYDDQEMDLFVVDGWDFSCSFITSPEDSSVMSSDSCIREAVVENEYYYETKETCNELQACLEMEGLETISRGEIESICEWINEEDDTSLIHLLRAYGEAVENGEEELGEVVVGAINDKSSPVGNTMERVAYNLFGLSEGHGGYMRDEAAKNLIAAFRVMYQSLPDGRVAHFTANTAILDSIPDDAGVVRVVDFDVGEGIQWPPLMEALGRKGKALRLTSLRTKEECTYSFWKFEDTKKMLLSQAKQCGVKLQVEEKSIEEIGIEMMRMQGREWVVFNCMVGLPHMGRRRPRASVEGFLNEAKGMVEGYGGIVVLGDGEAMENCDGYASYFDFLQRHYQAVFESLERNLPVYISEARAAMESLFLGPLMCLVAWLRDWEETRKSCNFQKETRLEGRKLRLESLTEAEEMVRGENPYSVKIEGVRDHEMVLRWKETTLVQVSTWM, encoded by the coding sequence ATGATGATGCCAAGCTACAACCTGACATGCTCACCATTTGATACAAAAGTGTTGTATGATGATCAAGAAATGGATCTTTTTGTGGTTGATGGTTGGGATTTTTCATGTTCATTCATCACCTCACCTGAAGACTCCTCTGTGATGTCTTCAGACTCATGCATCCGCGAAGCTGTGGTTGAAAACGAGTACTATTATGAAACGAAAGAAACGTGCAACGAATTGCAAGCATGTTTGGAGATGGAAGGATTGGAGACAATTTCAAGAGGTGAAATTGAGAGCATATGTGAATGGATAAATGAAGAAGATGACACATCTTTGATCCATCTGTTGAGGGCGTATGGGGAGGCCGTGGAGAATGGGGAGGAGGAGCTAGGCGAGGTGGTTGTGGGGGCAATCAACGACAAGAGCAGCCCTGTTGGGAACACAATGGAACGCGTTGCATACAACTTGTTCGGGTTGAGTGAAGGCCATGGGGGGTACATGAGGGATGAGGCAGCCAAGAACCTGATAGCCGCATTCAGAGTGATGTATCAGAGCCTCCCGGATGGAAGGGTGGCACATTTCACTGCAAACACGGCTATTCTTGACTCCATCCCTGATGATGCAGGGGTGGTTAGGGTTGTGGACTTTGATGTTGGAGAGGGGATTCAATGGCCTCCGTTGATGGAGGCGTTGGGCCGGAAAGGGAAGGCCCTGAGGCTTACCTCACTAAGGACTAAAGAGGAATGCACTTATTCCTTTTGGAAATTTGAGGACACCAAGAAAATGCTTCTATCACAAGCCAAACAATGTGGGGTTAAGCTCCAAGTTGAAGAAAAGTCCATTGAAGAAATTGGTATTGAGATGATGAGAATGCAAGGAAGGGAATGGGTGGTTTTCAACTGCATGGTAGGGCTTCCACACATGGGGAGGAGACGGCCTAGAGCGAGCGTCGAAGGATTTCTAAACGAAGCCAAGGGTATGGTGGAAGGCTATGGGGGCATTGTGGTACTTGGAGATGGAGAGGCTATGGAGAATTGTGATGGTTATGCCTCATATTTTGATTTTCTACAAAGACATTACCAAGCCGTGTTTGAGTCGCTTGAGAGGAATCTCCCGGTTTATATTTCGGAGGCAAGGGCTGCCATGGAGAGTCTGTTTTTGGGGCCTTTGATGTGTCTGGTTGCGTGGCTCCGGGACTGGGAGGAGACGAGGAAAAGTTGCAATTTTCAGAAGGAAACTCGATTGGAAGGAAGGAAGCTTAGGTTGGAGAGCTTAACTGAAGCTGAGGAGATGGTCCGAGGGGAAAATCCGTATAGTGTTAAGATCGAAGGTGTGAGGGATCACGAGATGGTTTTGCGATGGAAGGAGACAACACTAGTTCAAGTTTCTACGTGGATGTGA
- the LOC121746896 gene encoding importin subunit beta-1-like, with the protein MALEITQYLLAAQSPDAKIRNEAETALGQFREQNLPGFLLSLSVELSSDGKPTESRRLAGIVLKNSLDAKEAVTKGNLVQQWVAIDISFKSQIKNSLLNTLGSSVREASHTAAQVVAKIASIEVPKKEWPELVGLLLSNMTQPDTPVLLKQATLEALGYICEEISDEDLVQEEVNAVLTAVIQGMNVSEQNSDVRLAATRALYNALDFARTNFGNEMERNYIMKVICDAALANEIEIRKAAFECLVSIASTYYEILEPYMQKIFELTSNAVKADEEAVALQALEFWSSICDEELDIQDNELPESGNSNPPHSQFIQKALSTLVPMLLETLLKQDEDQDQEDGIWNLAMAGGTCLGLVAKVVGDLVVPRVMPFVEANISMSDWRSREAATFAFGSILDGPSMEKLLPMVNAGLDFMLNAMKDENSHVKDTTAWTLSRIFELMHLPASGFSVVTPSNFQRILVVLLEGLKDAPHIAEKVCGAIYFLALGYEDAGSTSSLMTPFLPDIFSTLIATAERTDSSDSKLRSSAYEALNQVVRCSNLPETSQIIYRLLPAIMSKLEQTINLQIVSSDDREKQGDLQASLCGVFQVIIQKLSSADDTKPIILQAADQIMVLFLNVFACRSSTVHEEAMLAIGALAYATGPDFEKYMQEFYKVLEMGLQNFEEYQVCAISVGVVGDICRALDGKILPYCDGIMTHLLKDLSSSELDRSVKPPIFSCFGDIALAIGEHFEKYVTYAVPMMQGASELCARIDTNDEDMVDYGNQLRRSIFEAYSGILQGFKNAKAELMLPHAPHLLQFIELVAKDQQRDESVTKAAVAVLGDLADALGSNLKMMIKDSAFCTELLGECLVSGDDQLKETATWTQGMIGRAFSVCG; encoded by the exons ATGGCGTTGGAGATTACCCAATATCTATTGGCTGCTCAATCTCCGGATGCAAAAATAAGAAATGAGGCGGAGACCGCTCTTGGTCAGTTTCGTGAACAGAATTTACCTGGTTTTCTGCTGTCTTTATCGGTTGAACTCTCTAGTGATGGAAAGCCAACTGAATCCCGAAGACTTGCTGGTATTGTACTCAAGAACTCGTTGGATGCTAAAGAAGCAGTAACCAAAGGCAACCTCGTCCAACAGTGGGTGGCAATTGACATTTCCTTCAAGTCCCAGATCAAAAACTCTCTTTTGAACACTTTGGGATCATCTGTTAGGGAGGCTAGTCATACTGCTGCCCAAGTGGTTGCTAAGATAGCTTCAATCGAAGTGCCAAAAAAGGAATGGCCGGAGCTTGTTGGATTGTTGCTTTCCAATATGACTCAACCAGATACGCCTGTATTGCTGAAGCAAGCAACCTTGGAGGCACTTGGTTACATATGTGAGGAGATTTCTGATGAAGATCTTGTGCAAGAGGAAGTAAATGCTGTTCTAACAGCTGTTATTCAAGGAATGAATGTCTCTGAACAAAACTCTGATGTTCGGCTGGCAGCAACTAGAGCATTGTATAATGCCCTCGATTTTGCTCGGACGAACTTTGGTAATGAGATGGAGAGAAACTATATAATGAAAGTGATATGTGATGCTGCATTGGCAAATGAGATAGAGATCAGAAAGGCTGCTTTTGAATGTCTCGTTTCCATTGCATCAACATATTATGAGATCCTTGAACCTTATATGCAGAAGATCTTTGAGCTTACGTCGAATGCAGTCAAAGCAGATGAGGAAGCTGTTGCCCTTCAAGCATTAGAGTTCTGGAGCTCTATTTGTGATGAAGAATTGGACATTCAAGATAATGAGCTGCCGGAGAGTGGAAATTCTAATCCTCCACACTCTCAGTTTATTCAGAAGGCACTGTCGACATTAGTTCCTATGCTGCTAGAAACTCTGCTCAAACAGGATGAGGACCAAGACCAAGAAGATGGGATTTGGAATCTGGCCATGGCTGGCGGCACCTGTCTTGGTCTTGTTGCTAAGGTTGTTGGGGATTTAGTTGTCCCACGTGTAATGCCTTTTGTAGAGGCTAACATTTCAATGAGTGATTGGCGGTCTAGGGAAGCAGCCACATTTGCGTTTGGATCTATTCTTGATGGCCCTAGCATGGAGAAGTTGTTACCTATGGTGAATGCTGGTCTTGATTTCATGCTCAATGCAATGAAAGATGAAAACAGTCACGTTAAAGACACAACTGCATGGACTCTTAGTCGTATATTTGAGCTGATGCACCTGCCAGCATCTGGTTTCTCTGTTGTTACTCCTTCTAACTTCCAAAGAATTTTGGTTGTTTTGTTGGAGGGTTTGAAAGATGCTCCACATATCGCAGAGAAGGTTTGTGGAGCTATTTATTTTCTTGCTCTAGGATATGAGGATGCTGGGTCGACCTCTTCGCTGATGACTCCTTTTCTTCCTGATATCTTTAGCACCTTGATTGCCACAGCTGAACGTACAGATAGCAGTGACTCTAAGCTTAGGTCTTCGGCATATGAAGCCCTGAACCAGGTTGTTAGGTGCTCAAATCTCCCTGAAACATCCCAGATAATCTACAGACTTCTCCCTGCTATCATGTCAAAGTTGGAACAGACTATCAATCTACAAATTGTGTCATCTGATGACAGGGAAAAGCAAGGGGACTTGCAAGCCTCTCTTTGTGGTGTATTTCAGGTCATCATTCAAAAACTAAGCAGTGCTGACGACACTAAACCCATAATACTTCAAGCAGCAGACCAGATCATGGTGCTTTTCCTCAACGTGTTTGCTTGCCGTAGCTCTACTGTGCATGAAGAAGCTATGCTTGCCATTGGGGCACTGGCATATGCAACTGGGCCAGATTTTGAAAAGTACATGCAAGAATTCTACAAGGTTTTAGAGATGGGTTTGCAGAACTTCGAGGAATATCAAGTTTGTGCCATTTCGGTCGGGGTTGTTGGTGACATATGCCGTGCATTGGATGGCAAGATCTTGCCATATTGTGATGGGATCATGACGCATCTTCTCAAAGATCTTTCCAGTAGTGAACTTGACCGGTCGGTTAAACCTCCCATATTCTCATGCTTCGGGGACATTGCTCTTGCAATTGGCGAACACTTTGAAAAATACGTAACCTATGCGGTGCCAATGATGCAAGGAGCCTCAGAACTCTGTGCTCGGATTGACACCAATGATGAGGATATGGTCGACTACGGCAACCAGCTCAGGCGCAGTATTTTCGAGGCTTATTCAGGCATTCTTCAGGGATTCAAGAATGCCAAAGCTGAGCTGATGCTTCCTCATGCTCCTCATCTTCTGCAGTTCATAGAACTGGTTGCAAAAGACCAGCAGag AGATGAGAGTGTTACTAAGGCAGCAGTGGCTGTTCTTGGTGACCTGGCTGATGCACTGGGTTCAAACTTGAAGATGATGATCAAAGATAGTGCTTTCTGCACTGAATTGCTAGGAGAGTGCCTTGTGTCTGGTGATGATCAGTTAAAAGAAACGGCAACGTGGACTCAGGGGATGATCGGGCGAGCCTTTTCTGTGTGCGGCTAA